A section of the Thermoplasmata archaeon genome encodes:
- a CDS encoding RNA-protein complex protein Nop10, whose translation MRSVMKKCGACGRYTLKDVCPACGHAAGNPMPPRYSPEDRYGVYRRKLKRAHELER comes from the coding sequence ATGCGGTCCGTCATGAAGAAGTGTGGGGCTTGCGGTCGGTACACGTTGAAGGATGTTTGCCCGGCTTGCGGCCATGCCGCCGGGAATCCGATGCCGCCGCGATACTCCCCGGAGGACCGCTATGGCGTATACAGGCGCAAACTTAAGCGGGCCCATGAATTGGAGAGATGA